In the Agrococcus sp. Marseille-Q4369 genome, one interval contains:
- a CDS encoding AIM24 family protein gives MRSELFAEANQETQSTERWVKQSSKMLRITVSGGGDVLAAKGAMVAYQGRMEFQHEGAGAARMLKKLVTGEGAPLMRIRGEGEVFLARDAANVFTVLLEGEGLSVSGKNLLAFDPDLQWDIKMLRSGNVMAGGLFNVEIGGRGTVGISCEGQPLLLDCSRQPTFVDPNAAVCWSANLQPSVVSSMNMRSLLRGGTGEAFQLAFHGPGFVVVQPSEGRQQLSGSNGGASSGGGLGSLFE, from the coding sequence ATGAGGTCGGAGCTGTTCGCCGAGGCGAACCAGGAGACGCAGTCGACCGAACGCTGGGTGAAGCAGTCGAGCAAGATGCTGCGCATCACCGTCTCGGGGGGCGGCGACGTGCTCGCCGCGAAGGGCGCGATGGTCGCCTACCAGGGGCGCATGGAGTTCCAGCACGAGGGCGCGGGAGCGGCCCGCATGCTCAAGAAGCTCGTGACGGGCGAGGGCGCGCCGCTCATGCGCATCCGCGGCGAGGGCGAGGTCTTCCTCGCGCGCGACGCCGCGAACGTCTTCACGGTGCTGCTCGAGGGCGAGGGGCTGTCGGTGAGCGGCAAGAACCTGCTCGCGTTCGATCCCGACCTGCAGTGGGACATCAAGATGCTGCGCAGCGGCAACGTCATGGCCGGCGGCCTCTTCAACGTCGAGATCGGCGGGCGGGGCACGGTCGGCATCTCGTGCGAGGGCCAGCCGCTGCTGCTCGACTGCTCGCGCCAGCCGACCTTCGTCGACCCCAACGCGGCGGTCTGCTGGTCGGCGAACCTGCAGCCGAGCGTCGTGAGCAGCATGAACATGCGCTCGCTGCTCCGCGGCGGCACGGGCGAGGCGTTCCAGCTCGCCTTCCACGGGCCGGGCTTCGTCGTCGTGCAGCCGAGCGAGGGCCGACAGCAGCTCTCGGGCTCGAACGGCGGCGCCTCCTCCGGCGGAGGGCTCGGCAGCCTCTTCGAGTGA
- a CDS encoding carbon-nitrogen hydrolase family protein, which translates to MADATGVLMAAAVQLAATEDVDANRAAAAAWIDGAADRGAALIVLPEYAQHCSPTLAATAPGAAEPLDGPFVSMLAERAAAHDALVVAGLVERTDAGPSNTVVAVDASGLRVAYRKVHLYDAFGSSESDWLTPGDAAQVPVVDFRGTRIGIETCYDLRFPETTRRLVDAGADVILVPAEWVRGPQKERHWTTLVTARAIESTVHVVAAGQAPPLGVGCSLIADPMGIPLAALGDAEGIAIAPLDPAVTAATRRRNPSLANRRYRIA; encoded by the coding sequence ATGGCGGATGCGACCGGGGTGCTGATGGCGGCGGCGGTGCAGCTCGCCGCGACCGAGGACGTCGACGCGAATCGCGCGGCGGCCGCGGCGTGGATCGACGGCGCGGCCGATCGGGGGGCTGCGCTCATCGTGCTGCCCGAGTACGCGCAGCACTGCTCGCCGACGCTCGCCGCGACCGCGCCCGGCGCCGCCGAGCCGCTCGACGGGCCCTTCGTCTCGATGCTCGCCGAGCGCGCCGCGGCGCACGACGCACTCGTCGTGGCCGGCCTCGTGGAGCGCACGGACGCGGGGCCGAGCAACACGGTCGTCGCCGTCGACGCATCCGGGCTCCGGGTCGCCTACCGCAAGGTGCACCTCTACGACGCGTTCGGCTCGAGCGAGTCGGACTGGCTGACGCCCGGCGACGCCGCGCAAGTGCCGGTCGTCGACTTCCGCGGCACGCGCATCGGCATCGAGACGTGCTACGACCTGCGCTTCCCCGAGACGACGAGGCGGCTCGTGGATGCGGGGGCCGACGTCATCCTCGTCCCCGCCGAGTGGGTGCGGGGACCGCAGAAGGAGCGGCACTGGACGACGCTCGTGACCGCGCGCGCGATCGAGTCGACGGTGCACGTCGTCGCGGCGGGACAGGCGCCGCCGCTCGGCGTCGGCTGCTCGCTCATCGCCGACCCGATGGGGATCCCGCTCGCCGCGCTCGGCGACGCGGAGGGCATCGCGATCGCGCCGCTCGACCCGGCGGTGACGGCCGCGACGCGGCGGCGCAACCCCTCGCTCGCGAACCGTCGCTACCGGATCGCCTGA
- a CDS encoding thiamine-binding protein, protein MLVAFSIAPGTAGPDGSVHDAVAVAVRVVRDSGLSHRTDAMFTTVEGEWDEVMAVVKRATDAVLALSPRASLVLKADIRPGWTGELDGKVDRLERALGADA, encoded by the coding sequence ATGCTCGTCGCATTCTCCATCGCGCCCGGCACGGCCGGCCCGGACGGCTCGGTGCACGACGCGGTCGCGGTCGCCGTGCGCGTCGTGCGTGACAGCGGGCTGTCGCACCGCACCGACGCGATGTTCACGACCGTGGAGGGCGAGTGGGACGAGGTGATGGCGGTCGTCAAGCGCGCGACCGACGCCGTGCTCGCCCTCTCGCCGCGCGCATCCCTCGTGCTGAAGGCCGACATCCGGCCCGGATGGACGGGCGAGCTCGACGGCAAGGTCGACCGGCTCGAGCGTGCCCTGGGGGCGGACGCATGA
- a CDS encoding aminotransferase class I/II-fold pyridoxal phosphate-dependent enzyme, translating to MEVDRPHRAPWQRTAAGAGLLGADGRLAPTIFAEMTALATRTGALNLGQGFPDEDGPRAVLDAAKHAIDHGRNQYGPGRGAPELIDAIIEHQRRFYGIGLGRGDVLITAGATEGLAATMLAYLEPGDEVVVFEPYYDAYAAVAALAGAVLVPVPLTAPDFQPDPDRLLRATSPRTRMILVNSPHNPTGSVFSEETVRHIVRIAERRDALIVTDEVYEHLVYDEEHVPVATFQAARERLISISSAGKTFSITGWKVGWIMSTPERIAQITAVKQYLTFVNGAPFQPAVAVGLRLPDEHFQTIRDSFCRKRDILTRGLRKAGFKVNDAMAGYFVLADAAPLGIDDASVLARQLPELAGVVGVPLSAFARPSRRDLRSTMRFAFCKSDDTLHRAAEQLAALRGVELQPAR from the coding sequence ATGGAGGTCGATCGCCCGCACCGAGCACCCTGGCAGCGCACCGCGGCGGGGGCAGGCCTGCTGGGAGCCGATGGGCGCCTCGCGCCGACGATCTTCGCCGAGATGACGGCGCTCGCGACTCGCACCGGCGCCCTGAACCTGGGTCAGGGCTTCCCCGACGAGGACGGCCCGCGAGCGGTGCTCGACGCCGCGAAGCACGCGATCGACCACGGCCGCAACCAGTACGGACCCGGCCGCGGCGCGCCGGAGCTCATCGACGCGATCATCGAGCACCAGCGCCGCTTCTACGGCATCGGCCTCGGCCGCGGCGACGTGCTCATCACGGCCGGCGCGACCGAGGGCCTCGCCGCGACGATGCTCGCCTACCTCGAGCCGGGCGACGAGGTCGTCGTCTTCGAGCCCTACTACGACGCCTACGCCGCGGTCGCGGCGCTCGCGGGCGCGGTGCTCGTGCCCGTGCCGCTCACGGCTCCCGACTTCCAGCCCGACCCCGACCGGCTGCTGCGCGCGACGAGCCCCCGCACGCGCATGATCCTCGTGAACTCCCCGCACAACCCCACCGGCTCCGTCTTCAGCGAGGAGACCGTCCGGCACATCGTCCGCATCGCCGAGCGGCGCGACGCGCTCATCGTGACCGACGAGGTCTACGAGCACCTCGTCTACGACGAGGAGCACGTGCCGGTCGCGACGTTCCAGGCGGCGCGGGAGCGGCTCATCTCGATCTCCTCGGCCGGCAAGACCTTCTCGATCACCGGCTGGAAGGTCGGCTGGATCATGTCGACGCCCGAGCGGATCGCGCAGATCACGGCAGTCAAGCAGTACTTGACGTTCGTGAACGGCGCGCCGTTCCAGCCCGCGGTCGCGGTCGGGCTCCGCCTCCCCGACGAGCACTTCCAGACGATCCGAGACTCCTTCTGCCGCAAGCGGGACATCCTCACGCGAGGCTTGCGGAAGGCGGGCTTCAAGGTCAACGACGCGATGGCCGGCTACTTCGTGCTCGCCGACGCCGCCCCGCTCGGGATCGACGACGCGAGCGTGCTCGCGCGGCAGCTGCCCGAGCTCGCTGGCGTCGTGGGCGTGCCGCTCTCCGCCTTCGCGCGACCCTCGCGGCGCGACCTGCGCTCGACGATGCGCTTCGCCTTCTGCAAGTCCGACGACACCCTGCACCGGGCGGCCGAGCAGCTCGCTGCGCTCCGGGGCGTCGAGCTGCAGCCCGCGCGCTGA
- a CDS encoding trypsin-like peptidase domain-containing protein translates to MDWRGIVEGMTNPYEQPHPASHQGHVPNPWSRPADETRWQSPAAGQPSGQPAPATAPYGSTPDAAPPFGSAPYASSVPAPSAFGRPSDPQPHYGQPAGASPQAPARRRSTGLVVGAIVGAALIGGATGFGGGALAAQQTSPQTQSAPSGGVAAEPVSDPGTIADVAAAAGPSVVTVQAASRAGAGEGSGVVIAPGGYIVTNNHVVTLDGQAADASITVETSDGRLLAAEIVGTDPVVDLAVLRVDAELPVVTFASSDDVRVGDTAIAIGAPLGLSNSVTDGIVSAVDRGLRIASSAAPDDSQDSQQSPFGFWQENGAQAAQEDISIPVVQTDASINPGNSGGALLNASGQLIGVNVAIASMGQGESSGSIGIGFAIESSLVQRVVEEIIDRGEATHGLLGATVSDVRDASIGSVGGQLRELTDGGAAAEAGLQSGDVITAIEGAPVTNAVDATAQVRAHAAGATVTIEYLRGGERAEVEVTLGELS, encoded by the coding sequence ATGGATTGGCGTGGCATCGTCGAGGGCATGACGAACCCGTACGAGCAGCCGCATCCCGCGAGCCACCAGGGCCACGTGCCGAACCCCTGGTCGCGACCCGCGGACGAGACCCGGTGGCAGAGCCCCGCCGCGGGCCAGCCGAGCGGGCAGCCCGCGCCCGCGACGGCGCCGTACGGATCGACGCCCGACGCCGCGCCGCCCTTCGGCTCCGCTCCCTACGCGTCCTCGGTGCCCGCACCCTCGGCCTTCGGTCGCCCGAGCGACCCCCAGCCCCACTACGGGCAGCCGGCGGGCGCGAGCCCCCAGGCGCCCGCGCGTCGCCGCAGCACGGGGCTCGTCGTCGGCGCGATCGTCGGCGCCGCGCTCATCGGCGGTGCGACGGGCTTCGGCGGCGGCGCGCTCGCGGCGCAGCAGACCTCCCCGCAGACGCAATCGGCGCCGAGCGGCGGCGTCGCCGCCGAGCCGGTCTCCGACCCCGGCACGATCGCCGACGTCGCCGCGGCCGCGGGCCCCTCCGTCGTGACGGTGCAGGCAGCCTCGCGCGCCGGCGCGGGCGAGGGCTCCGGCGTCGTGATCGCGCCCGGCGGCTACATCGTCACCAACAACCACGTCGTGACGCTCGACGGCCAGGCGGCCGACGCATCCATCACGGTCGAGACGAGCGACGGCCGGCTGCTCGCCGCCGAGATCGTCGGCACCGACCCCGTCGTCGACCTCGCGGTGCTGCGCGTCGACGCCGAGCTGCCGGTCGTGACGTTCGCGTCGAGCGACGACGTGCGGGTGGGCGACACCGCGATCGCGATCGGGGCGCCGCTCGGCCTCTCGAACTCGGTCACCGACGGCATCGTCTCGGCCGTCGATCGCGGGCTGCGGATCGCCTCGAGCGCCGCGCCCGACGACTCGCAGGACTCGCAGCAGTCGCCGTTCGGCTTCTGGCAGGAGAACGGCGCGCAGGCCGCGCAGGAGGACATCTCGATCCCCGTCGTGCAGACGGATGCGTCGATCAACCCGGGCAACTCCGGCGGCGCGCTGCTCAACGCGTCGGGACAGCTCATCGGCGTCAACGTCGCGATCGCGAGCATGGGCCAGGGCGAGTCGTCGGGCTCGATCGGCATCGGCTTCGCGATCGAGTCGAGCCTCGTGCAGCGCGTGGTCGAGGAGATCATCGACCGCGGCGAGGCGACGCACGGGCTGCTCGGCGCGACCGTGAGCGACGTGCGCGACGCCTCGATCGGCTCGGTGGGCGGGCAGCTGCGGGAGCTCACGGACGGCGGCGCGGCGGCCGAGGCGGGCCTGCAGTCCGGCGACGTCATCACCGCGATCGAGGGGGCACCGGTCACGAACGCCGTCGATGCGACCGCCCAGGTGCGCGCGCACGCGGCAGGCGCGACCGTGACGATCGAGTACCTGCGGGGCGGCGAGCGGGCCGAGGTCGAGGTCACGCTCGGCGAGCTCTCCTAG